The genomic interval GGACGGGATAGATGCGGCCGCAGAAGCGGGCGTGACGGCGATTATTCAACCGGGCGGATCGGTGAGGGATGAGGAGGTCATCAAGGCCGCCGATGAACGCGGCCTGGCCATGGTATTCACGGGTATCCGGCACTTCCGGCACTGAGGGAACCGTGTGGGAGTAAGGGGACCGTAGTCCGTAGTCCAGAGTCCAGAGCCTGCCCTGAGCCTGTCGAAGGGTCCAGAGTCCAGAGGTAAAAAAGGGCGCGGGGGCGTAAGCGCCTTGAGATATCGTGGTATCGGTCTGTATGTAATAGACATTCCGGGAGGTGAGAATGAAGGTTTTAGTAGTTGGCGGTGGGGGAAGAGAACACAGCCTTGTGTGGAAACTCAACCAGTCGTCCCGGGTGACCGGGGTGTACTGCGCTCCGGGCAATGCCGGGATCGCCAGGGAAGCGACGACGGTCCCCATCGCCGTCGACGACATCCCCTCCCTCATCGAATTTGCCGGGAAGGAGGGGATCGGCCTGACCTGCGTCGGTCCGGAACTTCCTCTCACGCTGGGAATAGTGGACGCATTTGAAAGTGAGGGGTTGAGGATTTTCGGGGCCAGCCGTGGGGCGGCCGAGATCGAGGGCAGCAAGGTCTTTACCAAGGACCTCCTGGCAAAGTACAACATCCCGTCGGGAACCTATGAGGTCTTCGGCGAGGCGGATTCCGCACTGGATTACCTGAAGAAGGTCGATGCTCCAATCGTCGTCAAGGCGGATGGTCTGGCCGCCGGAAAGGGCGCCATCGTCTGTATGACCATCGAGGAGGCCGAGGAGGCCGTCCGGATCATTATGGAGGAACGCAGGTTCGGTGACGCCGGAGACAGGATTGTCATCGAGGAATTCCTCACCGGTGAGGAGGCATCCTTTCTGGCGTTTTCGGACGGAAAAACCGTTCTCCCCATGGCAACATCCCAGGATCATAAACCGATTTTCGACGGGGATAAAGGGCCCAACACAGGCGGCATGGGAGCCTACTCGCCGGCGCCCGTGGTGACCCCCGGGCTCTTTGACCGGATCATGGAGGAGATCATGATCCCCACCGTTCAGGCCATGGCAGCGGAAGGAAGGCCCTATAAGGGTGTGCTCTACGCCGGTCTTATGATCCAGAACGGCATGGCCAAGGTCCTGGAGTTTAACGCCCGTTTCGGCGATCCCGAGGCCCAGCCCCTGTTCATGCGTATGGACGGTGATCTGGTTGACGTCATGGAGGCCGTTATCGACGAGCGCCTTGATTCGGTCACGCTGGACTGGCACGACGACGCCTCCATCTGTGTTGTCATGGCCTCGGGCGGCTATCCCGGATCCTACGAGAAAGGTAAGTCCATAAGCGGCCTGGAAAAAGCGGAGGCCATGGAGGATGTCAAGGTTTTTCACGCCGGTACGGCGGAGAAGGACGGCCGAATAGTCACCTCCGGAGGCAGGGTCCTTGGGGTCACCGCCAGGGGCATGGACATCCGACACGCTATCGAGAGAGCCTACCGCGCCTGCGAGGTTATTACCTGGGAAGGCGCCCAGTATCGGCGGGACATAGGGGCCAAAGCGATGAAGTACCTGGATAAATAAGTCCAGTGTCCAAAGGCTAGTCCAGAGTCCAGAGTCCAGGGTCCAAAGGCTAGTCCAGAGTCCAGAGTCCAGAGGCTAGAGTTCAGAATGGAGAACGGTTCATGGAAAAGTTCGACGTACTCATATTGATGGGCAGCAATTCAGATCGTGAAATGATGACTGAGGCAGCCCTGATCCTGACGGAGTTCGGGGTTGCCCACAGGGTTGAAACCGCCTCGGCGCACCGATCGCCGGAACGGGTCCGCCGTCTGGTAAAAGAGGCCGACAGGACAGGATGCTCGGTTTTCATCGCCGGGGCCGGCAAAGCGGCCCACCTGGCAGGGGTGGTTGCCTCCCATACCACCAGGCCGGTCATCGGTGTGCCCCTTCCATCCTCACCGCTGCAGGGGATGGACTCTCTCCTGTCCACGGTCCAGATGCCCTGCGGCATCCCCGTGGCCACCATGGCCCTGGGGAAAACCGGGGCGCAGAACGCCGCCCTCCTGGCTGTTTCCATCCTGGCCCTGTCTAATGACGGCCTTTCACAAAAACTTGCCAAAAAACGCTCCGACATGGCCGAAACCTTTGAGGAATAGCCTCCCGGAAGCGTTCCATATTCTCCGGAGGGGAGGGCTCGCCGTCATCCCCACCGAAACGTTCTACTGTGTCGCCTGTGACGCGCTTCACGCCGAAGCGGTGCGCCGCCTTGTTCTCCTGAAGGGAC from Deltaproteobacteria bacterium carries:
- the purD gene encoding phosphoribosylamine--glycine ligase, producing MKVLVVGGGGREHSLVWKLNQSSRVTGVYCAPGNAGIAREATTVPIAVDDIPSLIEFAGKEGIGLTCVGPELPLTLGIVDAFESEGLRIFGASRGAAEIEGSKVFTKDLLAKYNIPSGTYEVFGEADSALDYLKKVDAPIVVKADGLAAGKGAIVCMTIEEAEEAVRIIMEERRFGDAGDRIVIEEFLTGEEASFLAFSDGKTVLPMATSQDHKPIFDGDKGPNTGGMGAYSPAPVVTPGLFDRIMEEIMIPTVQAMAAEGRPYKGVLYAGLMIQNGMAKVLEFNARFGDPEAQPLFMRMDGDLVDVMEAVIDERLDSVTLDWHDDASICVVMASGGYPGSYEKGKSISGLEKAEAMEDVKVFHAGTAEKDGRIVTSGGRVLGVTARGMDIRHAIERAYRACEVITWEGAQYRRDIGAKAMKYLDK
- the purE gene encoding 5-(carboxyamino)imidazole ribonucleotide mutase yields the protein MEKFDVLILMGSNSDREMMTEAALILTEFGVAHRVETASAHRSPERVRRLVKEADRTGCSVFIAGAGKAAHLAGVVASHTTRPVIGVPLPSSPLQGMDSLLSTVQMPCGIPVATMALGKTGAQNAALLAVSILALSNDGLSQKLAKKRSDMAETFEE